In a genomic window of Vigna angularis cultivar LongXiaoDou No.4 chromosome 6, ASM1680809v1, whole genome shotgun sequence:
- the LOC108341677 gene encoding olee1-like protein has product MAKSSIIIFASVLCLLSFLNSVCASDRFFVEGTVYCDTCRLQFLTRMSEFMEGATVRVMCSQVDNANNVTFNKETTTNALGAYKMEVDGEHEEDICEVTLVKSPRSYCDEIDREAHLLQAARISITKNNGIVSNIRQANPLGFLIKRPLPGCSELIKELGINEDGSPIPN; this is encoded by the coding sequence ATGGCAAAGTCTTCAATCATCATCTTTGCCTCCGTCCTATGCTTGTTATCCTTCTTGAACTCGGTTTGTGCCAGTGACCGCTTCTTTGTAGAGGGCACTGTTTACTGTGACACATGTCGTCTTCAGTTTCTGACGAGAATGTCTGAGTTCATGGAAGGTGCGACTGTGCGGGTGATGTGTTCACAAGTTGACAACGCAAACAACGTGACATTCAACAAAGAAACAACTACAAATGCATTGGGAGCTTACAAAATGGAGGTCGATGGAGAACACGAGGAAGATATTTGCGAGGTTACCCTTGTGAAGAGCCCAAGATCATATTGCGACGAGATTGACAGAGAGGCTCACCTGTTACAGGCTGCCAGAATCAGCATCACTAAGAACAATGGAATCGTCTCCAACATTCGCCAGGCCAACCCTCTTGGATTCCTCATAAAGCGCCCTCTCCCTGGCTGCTCGGAACTTATCAAAGAGCTTGGAATCAACGAAGATGGCTCTCCCATCCCCAACTGA